One region of Natrinema salaciae genomic DNA includes:
- a CDS encoding YeeE/YedE family protein, with product MADRHPLFMPLILVGGLIFGFGLGFSQMARPEVVLNFLQFEDFGLLFVMFGAAIVSGVAFAVMPRIRDSAPLTGDRYERRLKPFDRNVLIGGAIFGVGWGLSGICPGAAYASLGVGNVSILWALAGMFVGSYLQGRWRSQRAASEAAATGAD from the coding sequence ATGGCGGATCGCCATCCCCTGTTCATGCCGCTGATCCTCGTCGGCGGCCTGATCTTCGGGTTCGGGCTCGGATTCAGCCAGATGGCGCGCCCGGAAGTCGTGTTGAACTTCCTGCAGTTCGAGGACTTCGGACTGCTGTTCGTCATGTTCGGCGCGGCAATCGTCTCCGGGGTCGCCTTCGCCGTGATGCCCCGAATTCGAGACAGCGCGCCGTTGACCGGCGACCGGTACGAACGCCGGCTGAAACCCTTCGACCGGAACGTCCTGATCGGCGGGGCGATCTTCGGCGTCGGCTGGGGCCTTTCGGGGATCTGTCCCGGAGCCGCCTACGCCAGCCTCGGCGTCGGCAACGTCTCCATCCTGTGGGCGCTCGCCGGCATGTTCGTCGGCTCCTACCTGCAGGGCCGCTGGCGAAGCCAGCGAGCCGCGTCCGAGGCGGCCGCGACGGGCGCCGACTAG
- a CDS encoding YeeE/YedE family protein encodes MVADPVPLQLTAELFPNGISRYAVGGLLVGLGAVVIYIGTGIPAGASTFLESTLSYVSEQSRFQQYVSSRDWRVVFTLGIILGGLAFAATVQSGVVTTSLYQPGTTGELYEVGGVTLWSTDVQAWRLLVGGVFVGIGTRIGKGCTSGHGVCGVGSASKTSIVGVVTFLTVAIVTGQIVAALGVSP; translated from the coding sequence ATGGTAGCTGATCCAGTCCCGCTCCAGCTGACCGCTGAGCTGTTCCCCAACGGGATCAGCCGCTACGCCGTCGGTGGGTTACTCGTCGGTCTCGGCGCGGTCGTGATCTACATCGGGACCGGCATCCCGGCCGGGGCGAGTACGTTCCTCGAGTCGACGCTGTCGTACGTCTCCGAGCAGTCCCGGTTCCAGCAGTACGTCTCGTCGCGTGACTGGCGGGTCGTATTTACACTCGGGATCATCCTGGGCGGGCTGGCGTTCGCGGCGACGGTCCAGTCCGGAGTGGTCACGACCTCACTCTACCAGCCCGGGACGACCGGCGAACTGTACGAGGTCGGCGGCGTGACGCTCTGGTCGACCGACGTGCAGGCCTGGCGGCTGCTGGTCGGCGGCGTATTCGTCGGGATCGGCACCCGAATCGGCAAAGGGTGTACGTCGGGCCACGGCGTCTGCGGCGTCGGCTCGGCGTCGAAGACCTCGATCGTCGGCGTCGTGACGTTCCTGACAGTCGCGATCGTGACCGGTCAGATCGTCGCGGCACTGGGGGTGAGTCCGTAA